From one Falsibacillus pallidus genomic stretch:
- a CDS encoding MDR family MFS transporter, which yields MEQAHNGINKRLVLTGLIIGMFFSAMEQTVVGTAMPTIIGDLNGFSIFAWVTTAYLITSTTVVPIVGKLSDIYGRRKLYLIGNLIFIISSALCGAAHTMEQLIIFRALQGIGGGMIMPLSQTIIGDIFTAEQRAKWQGVFGGIYGLSSIIGPFIGGVLVDNISWHWIFLINVPFGLFSTMLIVLGLKNEIIAGQGKGKIDVWGIVSFVPALVLLLLGLTFVGDKFEWQSMTSLLVFGGAVILLVLFGLIERKAEDPILDLRFFKNRIFATTNLLGFLLGLGMFGAIMFVPMFMQGILGVSPTKAGSTMTPMMIALIVASIIGGRLLLKFRFRTVLTLGMIIASAGFYLMSTMGMDSSEFTAYLYMVVLGFGMGLVMPTLMIAIQNEYPKHQLGQVTSASTFFRSIGGTIGITILNTVMNHSIDNKMQDAISAESDPVMLKVLKQIGEQADTMFGILLKPEAMPLPEPIRRNVVTTLAEVWSSSFSTVFLCGLIFIALGILVALSVGSSKIKRDKEQDSAGLQNDAPAEKASVLQPE from the coding sequence GTGGAACAGGCGCATAATGGTATTAATAAAAGACTGGTCCTGACTGGTTTGATCATTGGGATGTTTTTCAGTGCAATGGAACAGACAGTCGTTGGGACGGCAATGCCGACCATCATCGGAGACCTTAACGGCTTCTCTATCTTTGCATGGGTGACGACAGCTTATTTGATCACATCGACTACGGTCGTACCCATTGTCGGGAAGTTATCCGATATTTATGGAAGGCGAAAACTTTATTTAATTGGAAACCTCATCTTCATCATCAGCTCCGCATTGTGCGGAGCGGCGCATACGATGGAGCAGCTCATCATTTTCCGCGCTCTTCAGGGAATCGGTGGAGGAATGATCATGCCATTGTCCCAAACGATAATCGGCGATATCTTTACAGCTGAGCAAAGGGCGAAGTGGCAGGGAGTCTTCGGCGGCATCTATGGTCTGAGCTCAATCATCGGACCGTTCATCGGCGGAGTTTTGGTTGATAACATCAGCTGGCATTGGATCTTCCTGATCAACGTCCCATTCGGATTATTCTCTACGATGCTGATTGTACTGGGATTGAAAAACGAAATCATTGCCGGCCAGGGAAAAGGGAAAATCGACGTGTGGGGTATTGTTTCATTCGTCCCTGCCCTTGTCCTGCTGCTCCTTGGACTCACATTTGTAGGAGATAAGTTTGAATGGCAGTCCATGACAAGCTTGCTCGTCTTCGGAGGAGCCGTCATCTTATTGGTCCTTTTCGGATTGATCGAAAGAAAAGCAGAAGACCCGATTCTGGATTTAAGATTCTTCAAGAACCGGATTTTTGCGACAACGAACTTGCTGGGCTTCTTGCTTGGTCTTGGAATGTTTGGCGCTATCATGTTTGTCCCGATGTTTATGCAGGGGATATTAGGGGTTTCCCCGACAAAAGCAGGATCTACCATGACTCCGATGATGATCGCTTTAATCGTGGCAAGCATCATTGGCGGAAGGCTTTTGCTTAAATTCCGCTTCCGTACAGTATTGACGCTTGGGATGATCATTGCATCTGCTGGATTTTATCTGATGAGCACGATGGGAATGGATTCCAGCGAGTTTACGGCTTATCTTTATATGGTCGTTTTAGGATTTGGAATGGGACTCGTCATGCCGACTTTGATGATTGCCATTCAGAATGAATATCCAAAGCATCAATTAGGCCAAGTCACATCTGCATCGACTTTCTTCCGCTCCATTGGCGGTACAATCGGGATCACCATTTTGAATACGGTTATGAATCATTCCATCGATAATAAGATGCAGGATGCCATTTCCGCTGAATCTGATCCTGTCATGTTAAAGGTCTTGAAGCAGATTGGAGAACAGGCCGACACCATGTTCGGCATTCTGTTGAAGCCGGAAGCTATGCCGCTTCCTGAACCAATCAGAAGGAATGTCGTGACGACGTTGGCTGAAGTATGGTCCAGTTCATTCTCGACTGTATTCCTTTGCGGGTTGATCTTCATTGCTCTTGGAATCCTTGTTGCTCTGTCTGTAGGCAGCAGCAAAATCAAGCGTGATAAAGAACAGGATTCTGCAGGTTTACAGAATGACGCACCGGCAGAAAAGGCGTCAGTACTGCAGCCCGAGTAA
- a CDS encoding (S)-benzoin forming benzil reductase, whose protein sequence is MKTAVITGASRGLGFGIAKNMLEEGIGVITISRNENIEIKELANKNGLSYNHFQCDLSSEKDVVETFGKAASIAFSSGIEKVYLFNNAGTVEPIETVGSLPVEEVGFSVQTNLIAPILISNIFLHHSKESKIPADIVNVSSGAGEKPYQGWSVYCSTKAGLNMFTKTAALEQEQAGTNNKIIAYSPGIMDTNMQGTIRSSSQEAFHDIDRFKKFKENGDLRHPDVVAGAIVNLLLHGEVKSGEIYHVNDLI, encoded by the coding sequence ATGAAAACAGCTGTCATCACAGGTGCATCACGCGGTCTTGGTTTTGGCATCGCCAAGAATATGTTAGAAGAAGGCATCGGTGTCATCACCATTTCACGAAATGAAAACATAGAAATCAAAGAACTGGCAAACAAGAATGGACTTTCCTACAACCATTTCCAATGTGACTTATCCTCTGAAAAGGATGTCGTGGAAACGTTCGGAAAAGCTGCATCTATCGCTTTCAGTTCAGGAATTGAAAAAGTGTACTTATTTAACAATGCGGGAACTGTTGAACCAATTGAAACAGTTGGCAGCCTGCCTGTAGAAGAAGTTGGATTCAGTGTGCAGACCAATTTGATTGCGCCTATCCTGATTTCAAATATCTTTTTACACCATTCTAAAGAATCCAAAATTCCTGCAGACATTGTTAATGTTTCATCCGGAGCCGGTGAAAAGCCCTACCAAGGATGGAGCGTCTACTGCTCCACTAAAGCAGGATTGAATATGTTTACTAAAACAGCTGCATTGGAACAAGAACAGGCAGGAACAAACAATAAAATCATTGCCTACAGCCCGGGAATCATGGATACAAACATGCAAGGCACCATCCGCTCGTCTTCCCAAGAAGCTTTTCATGATATCGATCGGTTTAAAAAGTTTAAAGAAAACGGAGACCTTCGCCATCCGGACGTTGTAGCCGGTGCTATTGTAAACCTCCTTCTGCATGGTGAAGTGAAAAGCGGAGAAATCTATCACGTAAATGATCTTATTTAA
- the nagB gene encoding glucosamine-6-phosphate deaminase, which translates to MNIIETANYEEMSRKAADYLVKLVSAKKDAVLGLATGSTPHGLYSEMVEDHKMNGTSYEQIRTVNLDEYIGLPSTDPNSYHTFMRKRLFDWIDIKSENTHIPNGQAGSLEKECLRYEQMIENLGGIDLQVLGIGHNGHIGFNEPGTSFNSSTHVVELAESTKKANSRFFASLDEVPTQAITMGIKTIMKSKEILLLVSGSSKAETLQKLIHGPFTEDFPASILQRHPNVTIIADQDALSLLRINK; encoded by the coding sequence ATGAATATTATTGAAACAGCCAACTATGAAGAAATGAGCCGAAAAGCAGCTGACTATTTAGTAAAGCTTGTTTCCGCAAAAAAAGACGCAGTACTGGGGCTAGCAACGGGAAGCACCCCGCACGGCCTTTATTCGGAGATGGTTGAAGATCATAAAATGAACGGAACATCCTATGAACAAATACGCACCGTCAATTTAGATGAGTACATCGGCCTTCCTTCAACAGATCCGAACAGCTACCATACATTCATGAGGAAAAGGCTCTTCGATTGGATTGACATCAAATCGGAAAACACCCACATCCCTAATGGACAAGCTGGTTCCTTGGAAAAAGAATGCCTCCGCTATGAGCAGATGATTGAAAACCTCGGCGGCATCGACCTCCAAGTCCTGGGGATCGGCCACAATGGACACATCGGATTCAATGAACCCGGTACATCCTTCAACAGCAGCACCCATGTGGTGGAATTAGCAGAAAGTACAAAGAAGGCAAACTCCAGATTCTTTGCTTCTCTAGATGAGGTTCCCACTCAAGCCATTACCATGGGGATCAAGACCATCATGAAAAGCAAGGAGATTCTGCTTCTTGTTTCCGGCTCATCCAAAGCGGAGACGCTTCAAAAGCTTATACACGGACCATTTACAGAGGATTTCCCTGCATCGATTCTGCAAAGACATCCGAACGTCACCATTATCGCGGATCAAGATGCATTAAGCCTCCTCCGCATCAACAAATAA
- the nagA gene encoding N-acetylglucosamine-6-phosphate deacetylase: MNTTQDTILKGCSVFLEDRVLDCGFIQMKGRKIINTGTIDEIPTSFDGRIIDLPPAYKLVPGFIDVHIHGAAGADTMDGTSEAMQTITTALPKEGTTSFLATTITQSDSQIEQALKNAAAFAEIQQPGQAEVLGIHLEGPFINSSKAGAQPKEYIKDPDIALFDKWNEAASQLIKLVTLAPELSNGEAFVKHLSNNGIIASIGHSDADYIDVKQAVEAGATHVTHLFNGMKGLHHREPGTAGAALKLDELKVELIVDGIHIHPEMMDLVYRMKQAERMILITDSMRAKCLKNGVYDLGGQEVSVADGKALLKDGTLAGSILKMNEAVQNMTRYLNAPLIEIIKMATEVPAKQLNVYDRKGSLSSGKDADIVLLDEELQVASTWCRGQLAYQRED, from the coding sequence ATGAACACAACACAAGACACCATCTTGAAAGGCTGCTCCGTTTTCTTGGAAGACCGTGTCCTGGATTGCGGTTTCATACAGATGAAAGGCAGGAAAATTATCAATACAGGCACAATCGATGAGATCCCCACTTCATTTGATGGAAGAATCATCGACCTCCCTCCTGCTTATAAATTGGTTCCGGGCTTCATCGATGTCCATATCCACGGAGCTGCCGGCGCCGATACAATGGATGGCACTTCAGAAGCAATGCAGACAATTACAACGGCCCTCCCTAAAGAAGGTACAACAAGCTTTTTGGCCACCACCATCACCCAAAGTGATTCGCAGATTGAACAGGCGTTAAAGAATGCTGCAGCCTTTGCGGAAATTCAACAGCCTGGACAAGCCGAGGTACTTGGCATCCACTTGGAAGGTCCATTCATTAACTCATCAAAAGCCGGTGCCCAGCCTAAGGAATATATTAAAGATCCTGACATCGCGCTGTTTGATAAATGGAATGAAGCAGCCTCCCAATTGATTAAATTGGTCACTCTAGCCCCTGAATTAAGCAACGGAGAAGCGTTTGTTAAACATCTTTCTAATAATGGAATCATTGCGAGCATCGGCCATTCCGATGCAGATTATATAGACGTAAAACAGGCTGTAGAGGCTGGAGCTACACATGTGACTCACCTTTTTAATGGAATGAAAGGGCTGCACCATCGGGAACCCGGTACAGCAGGTGCTGCTTTGAAGCTGGATGAGCTGAAAGTGGAGCTGATCGTCGACGGCATCCATATCCACCCTGAGATGATGGACCTTGTCTACCGGATGAAGCAGGCGGAACGGATGATTCTGATCACAGATTCCATGAGGGCGAAATGCCTCAAAAATGGCGTCTATGATTTAGGTGGACAGGAAGTATCCGTTGCAGACGGAAAAGCGTTGCTGAAAGACGGGACTCTTGCCGGGAGCATTTTAAAGATGAATGAAGCTGTGCAGAATATGACACGGTATTTGAATGCTCCTTTAATCGAAATCATTAAAATGGCAACGGAAGTCCCTGCTAAACAGTTGAATGTGTATGACCGGAAAGGCAGCCTCTCTTCAGGCAAGGACGCAGACATTGTGCTGCTGGATGAAGAATTACAAGTGGCTTCTACTTGGTGCAGAGGCCAATTAGCTTATCAACGAGAGGATTGA
- a CDS encoding PTS sugar transporter subunit IIC: MQKFVAWLEKNLSGPMARLSEQRHLQAIRDGVISALPFIIVGSFFLIVAFPPLPKDWAITEWAAKNAGQILIPYRLTMFIMSLYIAFGIGYNLAKSYKLDPLSGAQISVAAFLLTIMPQVVDGFGFVLPMANMGGHGLFVAMIVSIVAVEILRFCKVKNVTIKMPEQVPPSVARSFEALIPVAIVILLVSAFTVLLGIDLHAVIDKAVGPFVKAGDSIFGVLIPVFLITFFWAFGIHGVSVVGTVARPLWEVYLAKNAEAVAAGQAAPHIAPETFYQWFIWIGGAGATLGLVLCMVFFSRSKYLKTLGRTSLLPGIFNINEPVIFGAPIVLNPILIIPFVITPLITGTLSYIIVAAGIVTPTYVMAPWTLPAPIGAYLATGGDWKAIILVFVNIAISFFIYFPFFKMYDKKMMEEEHSQSKAA; the protein is encoded by the coding sequence ATGCAAAAATTTGTTGCTTGGTTAGAAAAAAATCTTTCTGGCCCTATGGCGCGCCTGTCTGAACAGCGTCACCTTCAAGCAATTCGTGACGGGGTTATTTCAGCACTGCCATTCATTATCGTAGGATCATTCTTTTTGATCGTCGCTTTCCCGCCTCTTCCAAAAGACTGGGCAATCACGGAGTGGGCCGCTAAAAATGCCGGCCAGATTTTGATTCCTTACCGTTTGACGATGTTTATAATGTCGCTCTATATAGCCTTTGGGATAGGATACAACCTGGCGAAGAGCTATAAGCTTGACCCGCTTTCAGGTGCACAGATCTCTGTAGCAGCATTCTTATTGACCATCATGCCTCAAGTGGTAGATGGATTTGGTTTTGTACTTCCTATGGCCAACATGGGCGGCCACGGACTTTTCGTTGCGATGATCGTTTCCATTGTAGCAGTTGAAATCCTTCGTTTCTGTAAAGTCAAAAACGTCACGATCAAAATGCCGGAGCAGGTGCCTCCTTCTGTTGCACGTTCCTTCGAAGCATTGATTCCAGTGGCAATCGTGATTTTATTAGTTTCTGCTTTCACCGTTTTACTTGGCATCGACCTTCATGCAGTAATCGATAAAGCAGTTGGTCCATTCGTTAAAGCGGGAGACAGTATTTTCGGCGTCCTTATTCCTGTATTTTTGATTACATTCTTCTGGGCCTTCGGTATCCACGGCGTTTCCGTTGTCGGAACAGTTGCCCGCCCGCTTTGGGAAGTTTACTTGGCGAAAAATGCTGAAGCGGTTGCAGCTGGCCAAGCAGCCCCACATATTGCACCTGAAACATTCTACCAATGGTTCATCTGGATCGGCGGTGCCGGTGCAACATTAGGATTGGTGCTTTGCATGGTATTCTTCTCCCGCTCTAAATATCTTAAGACATTGGGACGCACTTCTTTGCTCCCAGGTATTTTCAACATCAATGAACCGGTCATTTTCGGTGCTCCAATTGTATTGAACCCGATCTTGATCATTCCATTTGTTATTACACCGCTTATCACTGGTACACTATCATATATCATCGTAGCAGCAGGCATTGTGACACCAACCTATGTAATGGCTCCATGGACTCTTCCAGCACCAATCGGAGCATATTTGGCAACAGGCGGAGATTGGAAAGCGATCATCCTTGTATTTGTGAATATCGCCATCTCCTTCTTCATCTACTTCCCATTCTTCAAGATGTACGACAAGAAGATGATGGAAGAAGAACATTCTCAATCTAAAGCGGCTTAA
- a CDS encoding PTS sugar transporter subunit IIB, which yields MRVLFVCSGGMSSSIVVNALKKEAEKEGLEMEVHAIGTGEVSEEMGNGWDICMVAPQIRHRFDSVKKAAEEAGVPCDAIPPQAYTPLGGPALLKKIKEVTA from the coding sequence ATGAGAGTTTTATTTGTTTGTTCAGGTGGCATGTCCAGTTCAATCGTCGTCAATGCCCTGAAAAAAGAGGCTGAAAAAGAAGGATTGGAAATGGAGGTCCATGCAATCGGCACTGGTGAGGTGTCCGAAGAAATGGGCAATGGCTGGGATATATGTATGGTCGCGCCTCAAATCCGCCATCGCTTTGATTCAGTCAAAAAAGCGGCTGAGGAAGCTGGCGTTCCATGTGACGCTATTCCGCCACAAGCGTATACTCCGCTTGGAGGACCTGCATTACTGAAGAAAATCAAAGAAGTAACTGCTTAA
- a CDS encoding MurR/RpiR family transcriptional regulator, giving the protein MLNLIENQMNNYSPAEQTVAYYVLEHPEDVLSMTTKQLAAECQSSEATIIRFCKRIGINSFKGLKIELAKEISLEGNQDEMNASPLQFEDDLETVISKVTTKTIQALNNTKSLVSVEQLDRAVKAMHEGERIYVYGAGGSSLVANDLTQKLLRIDFPAFQSNDIHVQMMMAANMTERDILFVVSTSGKTREILQLLSTAKEKGATTILLTQYGKSPARRMSDVVLTISDEEHNIRIGTMTARIAQLAVIDVLFIALCTKRGSKVYKKIIDTHQAVQRMQKQ; this is encoded by the coding sequence ATGTTAAACCTCATTGAAAATCAAATGAATAACTACAGCCCGGCAGAACAGACCGTCGCTTATTATGTATTGGAGCATCCTGAGGATGTCCTTTCCATGACAACCAAACAGCTGGCGGCTGAGTGCCAAAGCAGCGAAGCAACCATCATCCGCTTTTGCAAACGTATAGGAATTAACAGTTTCAAAGGGTTGAAGATTGAATTAGCGAAGGAAATCAGCCTGGAGGGAAATCAGGATGAAATGAATGCATCTCCACTTCAATTCGAGGATGATTTGGAGACGGTCATTTCCAAAGTGACCACAAAAACGATCCAAGCTTTAAACAATACGAAAAGCCTCGTATCGGTTGAACAGCTGGATCGTGCAGTCAAAGCCATGCATGAAGGCGAACGCATCTATGTGTACGGTGCCGGGGGTTCTTCACTGGTTGCCAATGATTTGACGCAAAAGCTGCTTCGGATTGATTTTCCCGCATTTCAATCAAATGATATCCACGTTCAAATGATGATGGCTGCCAACATGACTGAAAGGGACATTTTGTTTGTTGTATCAACTTCAGGGAAGACTAGGGAGATTTTACAGCTGCTTTCGACGGCAAAAGAAAAAGGGGCCACTACGATTCTTTTAACACAGTATGGAAAGTCCCCGGCCCGGAGAATGTCCGATGTTGTCCTTACAATATCTGATGAAGAGCATAATATCCGGATCGGGACGATGACAGCTAGAATTGCACAGCTTGCAGTAATAGATGTTCTATTTATTGCCCTGTGCACCAAAAGAGGAAGCAAGGTCTACAAAAAAATCATTGATACGCATCAAGCCGTTCAAAGGATGCAGAAACAGTAA
- a CDS encoding PTS lactose/cellobiose transporter subunit IIA — protein sequence MDNTMNTEMDIFTIISHGGNAKSIAYEGLEAAHKGEFEEADKLIEDAHKELNEAHKTQTKLIQAEINGTVFEKSLLMIHAQDHLMTSISEISLIEQMIKLLKKMDSLTK from the coding sequence ATGGATAATACAATGAATACGGAAATGGATATTTTTACGATTATTTCTCACGGGGGCAACGCAAAGAGCATCGCTTATGAAGGATTGGAAGCAGCCCATAAAGGAGAATTTGAAGAAGCGGATAAATTGATAGAGGACGCTCATAAAGAATTGAATGAAGCGCATAAAACACAAACGAAGCTGATCCAGGCAGAAATCAATGGGACCGTATTCGAAAAGTCTCTATTGATGATTCATGCACAGGACCACTTAATGACATCCATCAGCGAAATTTCATTGATCGAGCAAATGATTAAGCTGCTGAAAAAAATGGACAGCCTTACAAAATAA
- a CDS encoding DUF871 domain-containing protein, which translates to MKRLGISIYPNHSTPERDMEYIALARKYDFERVFTCLLSVDGEKERILSDFKKTIAYATELGMEVIADISPRVFKELGVSYDDLSLFADLGAAGIRLDMGFTGHEESIMTYNPYNLKIELNMSNATKYIDNIMTYQPNKQNLLGCHNFYPHRYAGLSYPFFIDCSKKFKDLGMKTAAFVSSHDATFGPWPIVEGLPTLEMHRELPIDVQAKHLFATGLIDDVLIGNAYASEKELKVLSEIDKDKITLAVDVYDDTTDLEKVIMFDEFHFYRGDVSDYMIRSTQSRVKYRGREFKPGFTRDIKRGDILIENDLYGQYAGELQIALKDMKNSGKTNVVGRIREEEIFLIDYLDPWGKFAFQKK; encoded by the coding sequence ATGAAACGCTTAGGCATCTCAATCTATCCGAATCACTCGACTCCTGAAAGGGATATGGAATATATTGCATTGGCGCGTAAATACGATTTCGAGCGGGTATTTACCTGCTTGCTTTCAGTAGATGGAGAAAAAGAAAGAATCCTTTCTGATTTTAAAAAGACCATTGCGTATGCGACGGAACTTGGAATGGAAGTCATTGCCGATATCAGTCCGCGCGTGTTCAAGGAACTTGGCGTCTCTTATGATGATCTTTCTCTCTTTGCAGACCTCGGCGCAGCTGGAATACGCCTTGATATGGGCTTCACCGGCCATGAGGAATCGATCATGACCTACAATCCGTATAACCTGAAAATCGAATTGAATATGAGCAATGCGACGAAATATATCGATAATATCATGACCTATCAGCCAAACAAGCAAAACCTCCTTGGCTGCCATAATTTCTATCCTCATCGATATGCCGGGCTGTCCTACCCGTTTTTTATTGATTGCAGCAAGAAATTCAAAGATCTGGGCATGAAGACGGCAGCATTCGTTTCCTCCCATGATGCCACATTCGGTCCATGGCCGATTGTAGAAGGGCTTCCAACTCTGGAAATGCACCGTGAACTTCCTATCGATGTCCAGGCAAAGCATTTATTTGCAACGGGGCTCATCGATGACGTGCTGATCGGGAATGCCTATGCTTCTGAAAAGGAATTGAAGGTACTGAGTGAAATCGATAAAGATAAAATTACCCTGGCAGTGGATGTCTACGATGATACAACTGATTTGGAAAAAGTCATCATGTTTGACGAATTCCATTTTTACCGCGGAGATGTTTCTGATTATATGATCCGTTCCACGCAGAGCCGGGTAAAGTACCGCGGACGTGAGTTTAAACCTGGATTTACCCGCGATATTAAACGCGGAGATATATTGATAGAAAACGATTTGTACGGCCAATATGCAGGGGAATTGCAGATAGCTTTAAAAGATATGAAGAATTCTGGCAAGACCAATGTGGTCGGCAGGATTCGCGAAGAGGAAATCTTCTTGATTGACTACTTAGATCCATGGGGCAAATTTGCTTTTCAAAAGAAGTAA
- a CDS encoding BadF/BadG/BcrA/BcrD ATPase family protein yields MGYIIGIDAGGTKTTALVISEKKEILYQTESGIGNPAANYDLASQHLKDVVQECLKNEFGHQITGIAAGIAGIEAGDNRNKIQQDLLEVSNLPIILMNDAELAHYAILEGNDGVITIAGTGSISFGKRDGQTSYSGGWGHLLGDEGSSYHIAVSACRKITQAADAGRAFSEFEIAVMNELQLSEPNDLKGFIYQSGKDRIAELTKSINEMALSGNEEAVELFKIAGKQLAMQTAALIRKMNFPSHIMTPIGGFGSLLLKNEMVQESFMEDLKREIGSYTWMEAESSPALGAYYAWRDKGGIS; encoded by the coding sequence ATGGGGTATATCATTGGAATTGATGCGGGCGGAACCAAGACAACCGCACTCGTTATCAGCGAAAAGAAAGAAATCCTCTATCAAACAGAGAGCGGAATCGGAAACCCCGCTGCAAACTATGATCTTGCCTCTCAACATCTTAAAGACGTTGTTCAAGAATGCCTGAAAAACGAGTTCGGGCATCAGATTACTGGGATAGCGGCAGGGATCGCAGGGATAGAGGCCGGGGACAATAGAAATAAGATTCAACAAGATCTTTTGGAGGTTTCAAACCTGCCAATCATTCTGATGAATGATGCTGAGCTCGCTCACTACGCCATTCTCGAAGGAAACGATGGCGTCATCACGATCGCCGGCACAGGTTCTATTTCTTTCGGGAAAAGAGATGGGCAGACCTCCTATTCCGGCGGATGGGGCCATTTGCTAGGGGATGAAGGGAGCTCTTATCATATCGCTGTCAGTGCCTGCAGAAAAATAACACAGGCTGCAGATGCTGGAAGAGCGTTCTCTGAATTTGAAATAGCAGTCATGAATGAACTACAACTGTCGGAACCTAATGATTTAAAAGGCTTCATCTATCAATCAGGCAAAGATAGAATAGCAGAATTGACAAAGTCCATTAACGAAATGGCCCTTTCTGGCAATGAAGAAGCCGTTGAACTGTTTAAAATCGCAGGGAAGCAGCTTGCCATGCAGACCGCGGCATTAATCCGTAAAATGAACTTTCCCTCACACATCATGACTCCAATCGGTGGATTCGGCAGCCTTCTTCTGAAAAATGAGATGGTTCAAGAATCCTTTATGGAGGATTTAAAGAGGGAAATCGGTTCGTACACCTGGATGGAAGCAGAATCTTCGCCTGCATTAGGGGCTTATTACGCATGGAGAGACAAGGGGGGCATTTCATAA